From one Eucalyptus grandis isolate ANBG69807.140 chromosome 9, ASM1654582v1, whole genome shotgun sequence genomic stretch:
- the LOC120288441 gene encoding UPF0481 protein At3g47200-like produces MIMLENQIPLFILDWLLGLQLGDPKQMGRVAKLAVQFFDPPRFCDALMLMLSLFGKDDCEILKDNSERLKFDPLCDHGKEAGIEIRLRDDSSSWGDIRFKNGILRIPPLKIHKGTRSLFLNLIAFEESHFDCGNYITSYVIFMHNLINSPEDVRYLRNLDCGIIEHCLESDAKVANLFCRLCQEVALNQKDSYLWDISIELRAYYFGIFNLNSMVPLRSHAMLGQGSVSCSCGVS; encoded by the exons ATGATCATGCTTGAGAATCAGATCCCGCTCTTCATACTTGACTGGCTGCTTGGTCTCCAGCTTGGAGACCCCAAACAGATGGGGCGCGTGGCCAAGTTGGCGGTCCAGTTCTTCGACCCTCCGAGGTTCTGTGATGCTTTGATGCTGATGCTCAGCCTCTTTGGCAAGGACGACTGCGAAATATTGAAGGACAACAGCGAAAGATTGAAGTTCGACCCATTATGCGACCATGGCAAG GAAGCCGGGATTGAGATCAGGTTGAGAGATGACAGTAGCAGTTGGGGTGACATCCGGTTCAAGAACGGGATCCTCAGGATCCCGCCCCTTAAGATCCACAAAGGGACGAGGTCGCTCTTCCTCAACTTGATTGCTTTCGAGGAGTCTCACTTCGATTGTGGCAACTACATCACCTCATATGTAATCTTCATGCACAACTTGATCAACTCCCCCGAGGATGTCCGGTACCTCCGCAACCTCGACTGTGGGATCATTGAGCACTGCCTTGAGAGCGATGCCAAGGTGGCTAACCTCTTCTGCCGGCTTTGCCAGGAGGTGGCCCTCAACCAAAAAGACAGTTATCTCTGGGACATATCTATTGAACTGAGGGCATACTACTTTGGAATTTTTAACTTAAATTCTATGGTCCCACTTCGGAGTCATGCTATGCTGGGACAAGGTTCAGTCTCGTGTTCTTGTGGAGTGTCTTGA
- the LOC104420385 gene encoding UPF0481 protein At3g47200 — MAAVYNKELLFGWYLLTLKLRETVESRLTKKSSYGGKIVPDYEPRPPKSEWVISIDEKLSIEEKLTRGRQDNVPGSWANLSIYRIPCHLKHGEDKAWVPQIVSLGPYHHGDEHLRHMERHKWRCLHRILERSGQGIGLYLDSVKKVEQRASACYEERISMSRDKFVEMLVLDGCFVIELLQGFTEGFEKLGYPPNDPVFSMRGSILQIQRDMIMLENQIPLFILDRLLGFQLGDPKQKGRVAKLAIQFFDPPRFCDTLMLMLGLFSKDDCEILKDNNGRLKFDPLCDHGKVHCLEVLRWSLLHLGPKRSYTKQWSQSRQQQIFCLTELREAGIEIRLRDDSSTWGDIQFKNGILRIPPLKIHEGTRSLFLNLIAFEQSHFDCSNYITSYVIFMHNLINSPEDVRYLRNLDRGIIEHCLGSDAEVVDLFRRLCQEVAFDHEDSYLWDISIELRAYYSRKWNAWVAVLKNKYFDSPWSTISLIAAFLLLVLTCIQSFYAVYAYYRPRS; from the exons ATGGCTGCTGTTTACAACAAGGAGCTCCTCTTTGGTTGGTATTTGCTCACTCTCAAGCTTCGAGAAACTGTGGAATCTCGACTTACCAAGAAATCATCCTATGGGGGCAAGATCGTCCCTGACTATGAGCCGAGGCCTCCCAAGTCCGAGTGGGTCATCTCCATCGATGAGAAGCTCTCCATCGAAGAGAAGCTCACGCGAGGTCGCCAAGACAACGTGCCAGGCTCGTGGGCAAATCTCTCCATTTACCGAATCCCATGCCATCTCAAGCATGGGGAGGACAAGGCCTGGGTCCCCCAGATCGTCTCCCTTGGGCCATACCACCACGGTGACGAGCACCTCCGCCATATGGAGCGGCACAAGTGGCGCTGTCTCCACCGCATCCTCGAGCGCTCCGGTCAGGGGATAGGCCTCTATCTAGATTCGGTGAAGAAGGTCGAGCAGAGAGCTTCCGCCTGTTATGAGGAAAGGATATCCATGAGCCGCGACAAGTTCGTTGAGATGTTGGTTCTTGATGGTTGCTTTGTGATCGAGCTGCTCCAGGGATTCACCGAGGGGTTTGAGAAACTCGGCTACCCTCCCAATGACCCTGTCTTCTCAATGCGGGGATCAATACTCCAGATCCAACGGGACATGATCATGCTTGAGAATCAAATCCCACTCTTCATACTTGACCGGCTGCTCGGTTTCCAGCTTGGGGACCCCAAACAGAAGGGGCGCGTGGCCAAGTTGGCGATCCAGTTCTTCGACCCTCCGAGGTTCTGTGACACTTTGATGCTGATGCTAGGCCTCTTCAGCAAGGATGACTGCGAAATATTGAAGGACAACAACGGAAGATTGAAGTTCGACCCATTATGCGACCATGGCAAGGTCCATTGCCTCGAAGTGCTCCGGTGGAGCCTCCTGCACCTGGGACCGAAGCGGTCCTATACCAAGCAATGGTCGCAAAGCCGGCAACAGCAAATCTTCTGCTTGACTGAGCTCCGGGAAGCCGGGATCGAGATCAGGTTGAGAGATGACAGCAGTACTTGGGGTGACATCCAGTTCAAGAACGGGATCCTCAGGATCCCGCCCCTTAAGATCCACGAAGGGACGAGGTCACTCTTCCTCAACTTGATAGCTTTCGAGCAGTCTCACTTCGATTGCAGCAACTACATCACCTCATATGTAATCTTCATGCACAACTTGATCAACTCCCCCGAGGATGTCCGATACCTCCGCAACCTTGACCGTGGGATCATCGAGCACTGCCTTGGGAGCGACGCCGAGGTGGTTGACCTCTTCCGCCGGCTTTGCCAGGAGGTGGCCTTCGACCATGAAGACAGTTATCTCTGGGACATATCTATTGAACTAAGGGCATACTACT CCCGCAAGTGGAATGCCTGGGTAGCCGTTCTCAAGAACAAGTACTTCGACAGTCCCTGGTCAACCATTTCTTTAATTGCTGCTTTTCTTTTACTTGTGCTTACTTGTATACAGTCCTTCTATGCAGTCTATGCCTACTACAGGCCGCGGTCTTGA